In Macadamia integrifolia cultivar HAES 741 chromosome 12, SCU_Mint_v3, whole genome shotgun sequence, the following are encoded in one genomic region:
- the LOC122057883 gene encoding L-ascorbate peroxidase 2, cytosolic-like has product MVKVYPTVSQEYLKAVEKCKRKLRGLIAEKNCAPIVVRLAWHSAGTYDVNTKTGGPFGTMRHPEEQGHGSNRGLDIAVRLLQPIKDQFPILSYADFVQLAGVVGVEVTGGPEIPFHPGREDKPEPPPEGRLPDATKGSDHLRDVFGHMGLSDKEIVVLSGAHTLGRCHNERSGFEGLWTSNPLIFDNSYFTELITGEKEGLLQLPTDKVLVEDPSFRPWVEKYAADEDAFFEDYVEAHLALSELGFADAE; this is encoded by the exons ATGGTAAAGGTCTACCCTACCGTGAGTCAGGAATACCTCAAGGCTGTTGAGAAATGCAAGAGGAAGCTCAGAGGACTCATCGCTGAGAAGAACTGCGCTCCGATTGTTGTCCGATTGGC ATGGCATTCGGCTGGGACTTACGATGTGAACACTAAGACTGGAGGTCCCTTTGGAACTATGAGGCACCCTGAAGAGCAAGGTCATGGATCAAACAGGGGTCTCGACATTGCTGTCAGGCTTCTTCAACCTATCAAGGATCAGTTCCCAATCTTATCTTACGCAGATTTCGTTCAG TTGGCTGGAGTTGTTGGCGTGGAAGTGACCGGAGGACCTGAAATTCCTTTCCATCCCGGTAGAGAG GACAAGCCTGAGCCACCCCCAGAAGGCCGTCTGCCTGATGCCACCAAGG GTTCGGACCATTTGAGGGATGTCTTCGGACACATGGGTCTTAGCGACAAGGAAATTGTTGTTCTTTCCGGGGCCCACACCCTG GGAAGATGCCACAATGAGCGCTCTGGGTTCGAAGGACTCTGGACCTCAAACCCGCTCATCTTTGACAACTCCTACTTCAC GGAACTGATTACTGGAGAGAAGGAAGGCCTTCTACAGCTGCCAACTGATAAGGTCCTTGTAGAAGACCCATCCTTCCGCCCTTGGGTTGAGAAATATGCTGCG GATGAGGATGCATTCTTTGAGGACTACGTTGAAGCCCATCTGGCTCTTTCTGAGCTTGG GTTTGCTGATGCTGAGTGA